A genome region from Pseudanabaena sp. Chao 1811 includes the following:
- the metH gene encoding methionine synthase translates to MTSLFLERLHSSDRPVIVFDGAMGTNLQVQNLTAEDFGGAEYEGCNEYLVMTKPEAVAKVHRDFLEAGADVIETDTFGGTSIVLNEYNLGHLAYELSKKATELAKSVAAEFSTPEKPRFVAGSIGPTTKLPTLLHIDFDTMKQSFIEQIEGLYDGGADLLLIETCQDVLQIKVALNAIAEFFDKKTAEGKPRIPVMVSVTMETTGTMLVGSDISAVVTILEPYPIDILGLNCATGPDLMKEHMQYLSAHSPFVVSCVPNAGLPENVGGQAFYRLTPDDLKGHLAHFVEDLGVQIIGGCCGTRPAHIKALADAAKTLKPKKREPLVVPSAASIYSSQPYIQDNSFLIVGERLNASGSKKTRDLLNAEDWDGLVAIARSQVKEGAHILDVNVDYVGRDGVRDMHELVSRLVTNVTLPLMLDSTEWEKMEAGLKVAGGKCILNSTNYEDGEERFCKVVSLAKQYGAGIVIGTIDEEGMARTADKKFAIASRAYKQATEELGMPASEIFFDTLALPISTGIEEDRQNAAATIESIRRIKEAMPETHILLGVSNVSFGLNPASRIVLNSVFLHEAMKVGMDSSIVHASKIVPLNRIPERELEVARQLIFDQRQFDGDICTYDPLGEFTKLFEGVSAKRVKVVDDNLSIEEKLKNHIIDGDRIGLDDALTEALKTYEPLTIINQFLLDGMKVVGELFGSGQMQLPFVLQSAETMKSAVAFLEKFMEKAEGSNKGVFLIATVKGDVHDIGKNLVDIILSNNGYKVVNIGIKQSVENIIQAYEECKADCIAMSGLLVKSTAFMKDNLQEFNNRGITVPVILGGAALTPKFVYNDCQNVYNGKVIYGKDAFSDLNFMDKYMPAKAEGKWEDAKGFLDEDLTVVIDTSEKDVTTAAEDKAKKEAALAERYLDIERSDSVDTNIPRPNPPYWGTKILQGADIPIEELFWNLDLQALFAGQWQFRKPQGQAREEYDLFLQETVYPILHTWKERIINEKLLAPTSVYGYFPVLAEGNTVYVYNPQDIDNIKNAEPINSFVFPRQKSQRRLCIADFFSPKNSGIVDVLPLQAVTVGHIATEFAQGLFKANQYTDYLYFHGLAVQMAEAVAEWTHTRIRHELGFGSEDPDNIRDILAQRYHGSRYSFGYPACPNMQDQYKLLDLLDAKRVGLEMDESEQLYPEQSTTALIVHHPIAKYFSA, encoded by the coding sequence ATGACCAGTCTGTTTCTGGAACGTCTTCACAGCAGCGATCGCCCCGTCATTGTCTTTGATGGTGCGATGGGTACAAATTTGCAAGTCCAAAACCTGACCGCCGAAGATTTTGGCGGCGCAGAGTATGAGGGTTGCAACGAGTATCTGGTGATGACGAAACCTGAAGCAGTCGCCAAAGTACATCGTGACTTTTTAGAAGCAGGAGCCGATGTGATCGAGACGGATACCTTTGGCGGTACATCAATCGTCCTGAATGAATATAATTTGGGGCATCTCGCCTATGAACTTAGCAAAAAAGCGACAGAACTAGCTAAGTCCGTAGCTGCCGAATTTTCCACACCTGAGAAACCCCGTTTTGTGGCGGGATCGATCGGTCCAACCACCAAGTTACCGACTTTGCTCCACATCGATTTCGATACGATGAAGCAGTCCTTTATCGAGCAGATCGAAGGGCTATACGATGGCGGTGCAGACTTACTTTTAATTGAAACTTGTCAGGATGTTTTGCAAATTAAGGTCGCGCTCAATGCGATCGCTGAGTTCTTTGACAAGAAAACCGCCGAAGGTAAGCCGCGCATCCCCGTCATGGTTTCGGTGACGATGGAAACCACAGGCACAATGCTGGTTGGTTCCGATATTTCCGCAGTAGTGACCATTCTCGAACCCTATCCCATCGACATCTTAGGGCTAAACTGCGCGACGGGTCCCGACCTGATGAAAGAGCATATGCAGTATTTGAGCGCCCATTCTCCCTTTGTGGTGTCCTGTGTACCGAATGCTGGCTTGCCCGAAAATGTGGGCGGACAAGCCTTTTATCGCCTCACTCCCGACGATCTTAAAGGACATTTAGCCCACTTTGTCGAAGACTTAGGCGTGCAGATTATCGGTGGTTGTTGCGGCACAAGACCAGCCCACATCAAGGCTTTAGCCGATGCTGCCAAGACTCTCAAACCCAAAAAACGTGAACCTCTAGTCGTTCCGTCAGCAGCTTCCATTTATAGCTCCCAGCCCTATATTCAAGATAATTCATTCCTAATTGTCGGTGAAAGATTAAATGCAAGCGGTTCTAAGAAAACTCGCGATTTGCTCAATGCTGAGGATTGGGATGGACTAGTGGCGATCGCGCGATCGCAAGTAAAAGAAGGCGCACATATCCTCGATGTGAACGTGGATTATGTGGGACGCGATGGCGTGCGGGATATGCATGAACTGGTATCGCGCCTCGTCACTAACGTGACTTTGCCTCTAATGCTGGATTCCACCGAATGGGAAAAGATGGAAGCAGGGCTAAAGGTGGCGGGTGGTAAATGTATTCTCAACTCCACTAACTACGAAGATGGGGAGGAACGCTTCTGCAAAGTCGTGAGCCTCGCCAAGCAATATGGCGCGGGGATCGTCATCGGCACGATCGATGAAGAAGGCATGGCACGAACTGCTGACAAAAAATTTGCGATCGCTTCCCGTGCCTACAAACAGGCGACGGAAGAATTAGGAATGCCCGCCAGTGAGATTTTCTTTGATACGCTCGCTTTACCGATTTCGACAGGGATCGAAGAGGATCGTCAGAATGCTGCTGCTACCATCGAATCAATCCGCCGCATCAAGGAAGCGATGCCCGAAACCCATATCTTGCTGGGTGTTTCCAATGTTTCCTTTGGCTTAAATCCTGCTTCTCGGATTGTTCTTAACTCGGTATTCTTGCATGAAGCGATGAAAGTCGGTATGGATTCATCGATCGTTCATGCTAGTAAGATTGTGCCATTAAATAGAATCCCCGAAAGAGAATTAGAAGTAGCTCGTCAACTCATCTTCGATCAGCGCCAATTTGATGGTGATATCTGCACCTACGATCCCCTCGGCGAATTTACGAAACTCTTTGAAGGGGTTTCCGCCAAGCGTGTTAAGGTCGTTGATGATAATCTCTCCATTGAGGAGAAGCTTAAAAATCATATTATTGACGGCGATCGCATTGGTTTAGATGACGCGCTCACTGAGGCTCTTAAAACCTACGAACCGCTCACAATCATTAACCAATTCCTCCTTGATGGCATGAAAGTAGTTGGCGAACTCTTTGGCTCAGGACAGATGCAACTTCCCTTTGTACTGCAATCCGCCGAAACCATGAAATCTGCTGTTGCCTTCTTAGAGAAATTCATGGAAAAAGCCGAAGGTTCCAATAAAGGCGTATTCCTGATTGCCACTGTCAAAGGTGATGTCCATGATATTGGTAAGAATCTTGTCGATATCATTCTCTCCAACAATGGCTACAAAGTCGTCAATATCGGCATCAAGCAATCGGTAGAGAATATCATTCAAGCCTATGAAGAATGCAAGGCGGATTGCATTGCCATGAGTGGCTTGTTGGTCAAATCTACAGCCTTCATGAAGGATAATTTACAGGAATTTAATAATCGCGGCATTACAGTCCCCGTCATTCTCGGCGGCGCAGCACTCACCCCTAAATTTGTCTACAACGATTGTCAGAATGTCTATAACGGCAAGGTGATCTATGGTAAAGATGCCTTCTCTGACCTCAACTTTATGGATAAATATATGCCTGCCAAGGCTGAGGGTAAATGGGAAGATGCTAAAGGCTTCTTGGATGAAGACTTAACCGTTGTTATTGATACTTCTGAAAAAGACGTAACTACCGCGGCTGAGGATAAGGCTAAGAAAGAAGCAGCGCTTGCAGAGCGCTATTTAGATATTGAGCGATCGGATTCAGTCGATACCAATATCCCCCGTCCCAATCCTCCCTACTGGGGAACCAAGATTCTCCAAGGTGCAGATATTCCCATTGAAGAACTATTTTGGAATCTGGATTTGCAAGCACTCTTTGCTGGTCAATGGCAGTTCCGCAAGCCTCAAGGTCAGGCTCGAGAGGAGTACGATCTATTCCTGCAAGAAACCGTTTATCCAATTCTACACACATGGAAAGAACGGATTATCAATGAGAAGTTACTAGCGCCAACCTCAGTCTATGGCTATTTTCCTGTCTTAGCGGAAGGAAATACGGTCTATGTTTACAATCCTCAAGATATCGACAACATCAAGAACGCTGAGCCAATCAATTCCTTTGTGTTCCCTCGCCAAAAGTCCCAACGTCGTCTCTGTATTGCCGATTTCTTCTCGCCCAAGAATTCGGGAATCGTTGATGTTTTACCCTTGCAAGCAGTCACCGTTGGACATATTGCCACCGAGTTTGCTCAAGGATTATTCAAGGCGAATCAATACACTGATTACCTCTATTTTCACGGCTTAGCCGTGCAGATGGCGGAAGCAGTGGCGGAGTGGACACATACGCGCATTCGCCATGAACTCGGCTTTGGTAGCGAAGATCCCGACAATATCCGCGATATTCTCGCCCAGCGCTATCATGGCTCTCGCTATAGTTTTGGCTATCCCGCCTGTCCGAATATGCAGGATCAGTACAAGCTTCTCGATCTGCTTGATGCAAAGCGTGTTGGTTTAGAAATGGATGAGAGTGAACAACTCTATCCTGAACAGTCAACTACGGCACTGATTGTGCATCATCCTATAGCTAAGTATTTCAGCGCTTAA
- a CDS encoding NupC/NupG family nucleoside CNT transporter, which yields MTYLNFVSFFGIFGLCFVAWIFSEDRRVIPWRVIIWGIGLQLVLGFFVFQLPATRDLLQRFSDLLNALFDSADTGARFVFGRLFVPPTGQEPYALLPVKPDGTCAPGQVLLDDLTTAANNAVKYCTTNRLSYVFAFRALPAVIFFSGFMALLENIGVIQIIVNIFAKLFFWTMRLSGAEALSGSANIFVGIEAAIVVKPYLPKMTRSELCAILACCFGTAASSTLAIYTSFLKPVFPNILGHLVSASIIAIPACFVLSKILVPETEVPLTMGGIPKEDKSAKPKDEGELENAGGETMKRMSPMDATIIGALDGLKMAASIAAILILIVGLVDLINQIFASLATVSDIFKVINLPNIQGALFYPLTLLTGVSLDDSWTASVIIGRRLLETAIPPYQALAQASKDGLISDRTVIIVSYALSGFAHLASVGIFVGGTIALIPSRRRDISDLGWKALFVGTLATMMIACIAGVFDDGSPSILGEKKKADPAQVKPAATVSPSATPSTSPSTSPSPSPNSPNSATPSASPTFSPKASPSLR from the coding sequence ATGACCTATCTGAATTTTGTTTCTTTTTTCGGCATTTTTGGCTTGTGCTTTGTGGCTTGGATCTTTTCTGAGGATCGGCGGGTCATTCCTTGGCGCGTCATTATCTGGGGCATCGGCTTGCAATTAGTTCTAGGATTTTTTGTATTTCAGCTACCTGCAACTAGAGACTTGTTGCAGAGATTTAGCGATTTGCTGAATGCTTTATTTGACTCGGCAGACACTGGCGCAAGATTTGTCTTTGGACGCTTGTTTGTGCCACCGACAGGACAGGAGCCTTATGCATTACTCCCTGTCAAGCCTGATGGCACTTGCGCCCCCGGACAGGTTTTGCTGGATGATCTCACGACTGCGGCAAATAATGCGGTGAAGTACTGCACGACAAATCGTTTGTCTTATGTGTTTGCTTTTCGTGCCTTGCCTGCGGTGATATTTTTCTCAGGGTTTATGGCTTTGCTGGAAAATATTGGAGTCATCCAGATTATTGTGAATATTTTTGCCAAGCTGTTTTTCTGGACGATGCGTTTGAGTGGTGCAGAGGCTCTCAGCGGTTCAGCGAATATTTTTGTGGGTATTGAAGCAGCGATCGTAGTTAAGCCTTACTTACCCAAAATGACTCGCAGTGAGTTATGTGCAATTTTAGCTTGTTGTTTTGGGACGGCGGCTTCTTCGACCTTGGCAATTTATACGAGTTTTTTAAAGCCAGTTTTCCCCAATATCCTCGGTCACTTAGTTTCAGCCTCAATTATTGCGATCCCCGCTTGCTTTGTATTGTCGAAAATCCTTGTGCCAGAAACGGAAGTCCCCTTAACGATGGGGGGAATTCCTAAGGAAGATAAGTCAGCTAAGCCCAAGGATGAGGGAGAGCTAGAAAATGCTGGCGGCGAGACGATGAAGCGCATGAGTCCGATGGATGCCACGATTATTGGTGCTTTGGACGGTTTGAAGATGGCAGCATCGATCGCTGCAATTTTGATTTTGATCGTTGGCTTAGTGGATCTGATCAATCAAATTTTTGCTTCACTGGCTACTGTCAGCGATATTTTCAAAGTGATTAATCTCCCCAATATTCAAGGGGCTTTGTTTTATCCTTTGACTTTGCTCACAGGCGTATCTTTGGATGATTCTTGGACAGCTTCGGTAATTATTGGTCGCCGCTTGTTAGAGACAGCGATCCCCCCCTATCAGGCTCTAGCTCAAGCATCAAAGGATGGACTGATTAGCGATCGCACTGTGATTATTGTCAGCTATGCCTTATCAGGATTTGCTCACCTTGCGTCAGTTGGTATTTTCGTGGGTGGCACGATCGCCTTGATCCCATCGCGTCGGCGTGATATTTCGGATTTGGGTTGGAAGGCTCTATTTGTTGGCACATTAGCAACGATGATGATTGCTTGTATTGCAGGGGTGTTTGATGATGGCAGTCCTAGTATTTTGGGAGAGAAGAAAAAAGCTGATCCAGCACAGGTTAAACCTGCGGCGACAGTTTCTCCTAGTGCTACCCCTTCAACTTCACCTAGCACCTCTCCAAGTCCATCTCCTAATTCTCCAAATAGTGCTACTCCCTCCGCTTCACCGACTTTTTCTCCCAAAGCGTCACCTTCATTACGCTAA
- a CDS encoding DEAD/DEAH box helicase — translation MPSSFISLGISEARVAKLESIGFTEPTAIQEQAIPQLLAGADVLGQAQTGTGKTAAFALPILERLDLNDDSLQALILTPTRELAIQVGQALRSFNTKPGAKILTVYGGSAIDRQMIQLDRGVHVVVGTPGRVIDLMERGKLKLDKLAWFVLDEADEMLNMGFIQDVERILVTTPSTKQSTFFSATMPPAVKRLVKNFLKSPVTVKVETQDSTPTRIDQQIYLVPYHLTKEEALLPVLEYEAPTSAIIFVRTKDSASRLTEILQSSGHSVDEYHGNLSQSQRENLLRRFRNQQVRWVVATDIAARGLDIDGLTHVFNLDIPDDPERYVHRIGRTGRAGKKGIAITLISGKERYKLRQLEQQVGMPLPPQPLPNVAQIQERRIGRFTEQILEALTGERLASFLPLVSQLVEDYDPQAIAAAALQLAYTQLQSDKAEQAALQVLAKQPHSPSGRDRDRDGGSYNSGRPIKRGQSGYRGDGGGRSGGNRDGGGRDGGYDSRRPSRDRSSAPVKY, via the coding sequence ATGCCCTCATCTTTTATTTCTCTCGGTATTTCAGAAGCGCGAGTTGCTAAGCTCGAATCCATTGGCTTTACAGAGCCTACAGCTATTCAAGAACAAGCAATTCCCCAATTACTCGCAGGCGCAGATGTACTCGGTCAAGCCCAGACTGGTACTGGTAAAACTGCTGCTTTTGCTTTGCCAATTTTGGAACGTTTGGATCTCAATGACGACTCTTTACAAGCCCTGATTTTGACACCCACTCGCGAATTGGCGATTCAAGTCGGACAGGCTTTGCGTAGCTTTAATACAAAGCCCGGCGCAAAAATTCTCACTGTATATGGTGGCTCCGCAATCGATCGCCAAATGATTCAGTTGGATCGTGGCGTTCATGTTGTTGTCGGTACTCCCGGTCGAGTCATCGACTTGATGGAACGTGGCAAGCTCAAACTAGACAAACTAGCTTGGTTTGTTTTAGATGAAGCTGATGAAATGCTCAATATGGGCTTCATTCAAGATGTCGAAAGAATCTTGGTAACAACTCCTTCAACCAAACAAAGCACTTTCTTCTCTGCAACAATGCCACCTGCGGTCAAGCGTTTGGTAAAGAACTTCTTGAAATCACCTGTAACTGTCAAAGTCGAGACTCAAGATTCTACGCCTACTCGCATTGATCAACAGATTTATTTGGTTCCTTATCACTTGACTAAGGAAGAGGCTCTATTACCTGTATTGGAATATGAAGCTCCAACTTCGGCAATTATCTTTGTGCGTACTAAGGATTCCGCAAGTCGCTTAACTGAGATTCTGCAATCCTCTGGACATAGTGTTGATGAATATCACGGTAATCTTTCGCAGTCTCAGCGCGAAAATCTATTGCGCCGTTTTCGTAACCAACAGGTACGTTGGGTTGTCGCAACTGACATTGCTGCCCGTGGGCTAGATATCGATGGTTTGACTCATGTATTTAACCTTGATATTCCCGATGATCCTGAACGCTATGTTCACCGCATTGGTCGGACTGGTCGTGCTGGCAAGAAAGGCATTGCCATTACCTTGATTTCTGGAAAAGAGCGCTACAAGTTGCGTCAATTGGAACAGCAAGTTGGTATGCCACTTCCTCCACAGCCATTGCCTAACGTTGCTCAGATTCAGGAACGCCGCATTGGTCGCTTTACTGAGCAAATCCTCGAAGCTTTGACTGGTGAGCGTTTAGCTTCCTTCTTACCTTTGGTATCGCAATTGGTTGAGGATTATGATCCTCAAGCGATCGCTGCTGCTGCGTTGCAACTCGCCTATACCCAATTGCAATCCGATAAAGCTGAGCAAGCTGCATTGCAAGTCTTGGCGAAACAGCCTCACAGTCCTTCTGGACGCGATCGCGATCGTGATGGTGGTTCTTACAACAGTGGTAGACCGATCAAGCGTGGTCAAAGCGGTTATCGCGGTGATGGCGGTGGTCGTTCTGGTGGCAATCGTGATGGCGGTGGTCGTGATGGTGGCTATGATTCCCGTCGCCCTTCTCGCGATCGTTCTTCAGCTCCAGTTAAATACTAG
- a CDS encoding MFS transporter, producing MQSLNTFSKLDTDLRKNLTAVFLAGLFFWSSMASQLPTIPLYISTLTHSYDQIGIVMGSFAIGLLIFRPYLGRLSDRRGRVYTMRVGLIVAAIVPLCYALLPSIPLLIFFRAVHGISIAAFAASYSALVADLAPIENRGEIIGYMSLVNPLGLAIGPAMGGLMQEAWGYQPLFVTASLLALAGLLLTVQISKEGDRQGNSKSMNKAGFWQTFLNPRVRVPSTVLLLVGLAFGTLSSFMPLLMQQKQIPLNAGLFYMAAALSGFIIRFPVGRLSDEWGRGIFISIGILFYALSMGLIYFATQSYEFLLSGIAEGIGSGIVIPAIVALLADRTVPQERGYVFGMTWVGFDVGIAVAGPIMGKLIAFVGITNIFGIATGLCILGFFIFATQSNQTVAESFKFAIGQTRDRYAIKGVVSHA from the coding sequence ATGCAGTCCTTAAATACCTTTTCTAAACTTGACACTGACCTTCGCAAAAATCTGACTGCGGTTTTTTTGGCAGGACTATTTTTCTGGTCAAGTATGGCATCCCAATTGCCAACTATTCCTTTATATATCAGTACCTTAACGCATTCCTATGACCAAATTGGGATTGTTATGGGTTCCTTTGCGATCGGTTTACTCATTTTCCGTCCCTATTTAGGTAGACTTTCGGATCGTAGAGGCAGAGTCTACACGATGCGCGTGGGTTTAATTGTGGCAGCCATAGTTCCCCTATGCTATGCCTTGTTACCTTCTATCCCTTTGTTGATTTTCTTTCGAGCAGTTCATGGCATTAGCATTGCTGCCTTTGCCGCTAGTTATAGTGCCTTAGTTGCCGATCTCGCACCCATTGAAAATCGTGGTGAAATCATTGGTTACATGAGCTTAGTTAATCCACTCGGACTAGCTATTGGTCCAGCCATGGGTGGGTTAATGCAGGAAGCTTGGGGATATCAACCACTCTTTGTAACAGCTTCACTGTTAGCATTAGCAGGATTATTACTGACAGTGCAGATTAGCAAAGAGGGCGATCGCCAAGGCAACTCCAAATCAATGAATAAAGCAGGATTTTGGCAGACTTTTCTTAATCCTAGAGTGAGAGTTCCTTCTACGGTTCTGTTACTAGTGGGATTAGCCTTTGGAACGCTCAGTTCTTTTATGCCTCTACTAATGCAACAAAAGCAAATTCCGCTTAATGCGGGTCTGTTTTACATGGCTGCGGCCTTGTCGGGATTTATCATTCGTTTTCCTGTGGGGCGGCTTAGCGATGAATGGGGACGAGGAATCTTCATCTCTATTGGCATCTTATTTTATGCTCTGTCAATGGGGTTAATCTATTTTGCTACGCAAAGTTATGAGTTCCTGTTATCAGGAATTGCTGAAGGTATCGGTTCAGGAATTGTGATTCCTGCCATTGTGGCTTTGCTTGCCGATCGCACAGTTCCCCAAGAGCGTGGCTATGTCTTTGGCATGACATGGGTTGGCTTTGATGTTGGTATCGCAGTTGCGGGACCTATTATGGGCAAACTGATTGCATTTGTCGGTATCACCAATATCTTTGGAATCGCTACAGGCTTGTGTATACTAGGATTCTTTATTTTTGCAACACAGTCTAATCAAACCGTTGCTGAATCTTTTAAATTCGCGATCGGACAGACTCGCGATCGCTATGCCATCAAAGGCGTAGTATCTCATGCCTAA
- the acsF gene encoding magnesium-protoporphyrin IX monomethyl ester (oxidative) cyclase, producing MVATPSKPDVSQSTQQKVNGTGRRETILTPRFYTTDFEAMANMDIFDLKPDYEAILEEFKFDYNRRHFVRTADFNQNWDHIDPKVREHFRVFLEGSCTSEFSGFLLYKEIAVKIKDKNPLMAEIFSLMSRDEARHAGFLNKAMPDFDLQLDLSTLSKTKKYVYFAPKFIFYATYLSEKIGYWRYIKIHQHFLAHPEYRIYPIFNFFENWCQDESRHGDFCSLLLRSEQNNIKGIRANLWSKFFLLSVFATMYLNDICVRNEFYESIGMDTRKYVDEVLRETNRDAAKAFPVIMDLDNPKFWSCLKKCEENNAKLTKIDESNAPEWMKKIQKLPYLANNGLQFLTMYLQPSIPAPKGVVL from the coding sequence ATGGTAGCTACTCCTTCTAAACCCGATGTAAGCCAGTCAACCCAACAAAAGGTTAACGGGACTGGCAGACGCGAAACAATCCTCACCCCACGCTTCTATACCACTGACTTTGAAGCGATGGCAAATATGGACATCTTTGACCTCAAGCCAGACTATGAAGCGATCCTCGAAGAGTTCAAATTTGACTATAACCGTCGCCACTTTGTCCGTACTGCTGATTTTAACCAAAACTGGGATCACATTGATCCTAAGGTAAGAGAGCATTTCCGTGTCTTCCTCGAAGGTTCTTGCACATCTGAATTTTCAGGATTTTTGCTATACAAAGAAATTGCCGTCAAAATTAAAGATAAAAATCCTCTGATGGCAGAAATTTTTAGCCTGATGAGTCGTGATGAGGCACGTCACGCTGGTTTCTTAAATAAGGCGATGCCTGACTTTGACCTGCAACTTGACCTTTCGACCCTATCGAAAACTAAGAAATACGTCTACTTTGCACCAAAGTTTATTTTCTACGCTACCTATTTATCTGAGAAGATTGGCTACTGGCGCTACATCAAAATTCACCAGCATTTCCTCGCTCATCCTGAATATCGCATCTACCCCATCTTCAATTTCTTTGAAAACTGGTGTCAAGATGAAAGCCGTCATGGAGATTTCTGTAGCTTATTACTTCGCAGCGAACAGAACAATATCAAAGGTATTAGAGCAAATCTTTGGAGTAAGTTCTTCTTACTATCAGTATTTGCCACCATGTATCTGAATGATATTTGCGTGCGTAATGAATTCTACGAGTCCATCGGTATGGATACTAGAAAGTATGTCGATGAAGTTCTCCGTGAAACCAACCGTGATGCCGCTAAGGCATTTCCTGTAATTATGGATTTGGATAATCCTAAATTCTGGTCTTGTCTCAAGAAGTGCGAAGAGAACAACGCCAAGCTCACGAAGATTGATGAATCCAATGCACCAGAATGGATGAAGAAGATTCAAAAACTCCCCTATCTTGCTAACAATGGTCTTCAGTTCTTGACCATGTACCTACAACCATCTATTCCTGCGCCAAAGGGAGTAGTTCTCTAA
- a CDS encoding NAD(P)H-binding protein gives MSLLIVGATGTLGRQITRHALDRGLKVKCFVRYPKKAGFLREWGAELVAGNLMKPESIDDALEGVTEIIDAATTRATGSLRIRDVDWQGKVSLIQAAERANIQRFVFFSILNAEKYPNVPLMDIKNCTEKFLASTDLNYTILRPCGFFQNLIGEYAIPILENQTIWIGGESSPIAYMNTQDIAKFAIRALEVKETERQSFAIAGPKAWQPSEIIKLCERMSGRTRRTANMPLGLLRFARKVALGFEWGWSFAERMTYAEVLASGIPLDADMTETYKIFGLQEEDMTTLESYMQEYFSRILKKLKELDYKEPKIKAPF, from the coding sequence ATGAGCTTACTGATCGTAGGTGCGACAGGTACACTAGGTCGTCAAATAACCCGTCATGCACTAGATCGGGGGCTAAAAGTTAAATGTTTTGTGCGGTATCCTAAGAAAGCAGGCTTCCTCAGAGAATGGGGCGCAGAGCTAGTCGCAGGCAATCTCATGAAGCCTGAAAGTATCGATGACGCATTAGAGGGGGTCACTGAGATCATTGATGCAGCCACAACTAGGGCAACTGGATCTCTAAGAATTAGAGATGTCGATTGGCAAGGCAAAGTGTCATTGATCCAAGCCGCTGAACGGGCAAACATTCAACGTTTTGTATTTTTCTCTATACTTAATGCAGAGAAATATCCCAATGTGCCATTAATGGATATCAAGAACTGTACAGAAAAGTTTCTTGCTTCTACTGATCTTAACTACACCATCCTCAGACCCTGTGGATTTTTCCAAAACTTGATTGGTGAATATGCAATTCCCATCCTCGAAAATCAAACTATCTGGATTGGTGGTGAATCTTCACCGATCGCCTACATGAATACTCAAGATATCGCCAAATTTGCAATTCGAGCGCTAGAAGTTAAAGAAACTGAGCGTCAATCCTTTGCGATCGCAGGACCTAAAGCATGGCAGCCCAGCGAAATCATCAAACTCTGCGAAAGAATGTCGGGACGCACCCGCAGAACTGCCAATATGCCCCTTGGTTTATTACGCTTTGCCCGTAAAGTTGCCCTTGGATTTGAATGGGGTTGGAGCTTTGCCGAGCGCATGACCTATGCCGAAGTTCTTGCTAGTGGTATTCCCCTTGATGCCGATATGACCGAGACCTACAAAATTTTTGGTTTGCAAGAGGAAGACATGACTACCCTTGAATCCTATATGCAGGAATACTTTAGCCGCATTCTCAAAAAGCTGAAGGAGTTAGACTATAAAGAGCCAAAAATTAAAGCTCCTTTTTAG
- a CDS encoding DUF7219 family protein — protein MSNIDKDRFLNPMPSYRGEFSPENLAFNANLQEFTNRVSIICALETGGKISPNEAYKQIKDLWTELDQSKKNLLADD, from the coding sequence ATGTCTAATATTGACAAAGATCGGTTTCTAAACCCTATGCCTAGTTATAGAGGCGAATTTTCCCCAGAGAATTTAGCTTTTAATGCTAATCTACAAGAATTTACGAATCGCGTCTCAATCATATGTGCCTTAGAAACTGGTGGTAAGATATCACCAAACGAAGCGTACAAACAGATTAAGGATCTGTGGACAGAATTAGATCAATCCAAAAAAAATCTCTTAGCTGATGACTGA
- a CDS encoding DUF6825 family protein — protein sequence MSKSPLDAFFIGRATAEAVIDRIEETVTDALSALGKFDAEQKEQIRLFVETVLERAEQQKGNVTTEDSDIAPDELQETIDNLRAEIAHLKSELQQYRDR from the coding sequence ATGAGCAAATCACCATTAGACGCTTTCTTTATTGGTAGAGCCACTGCTGAAGCTGTGATCGATCGCATTGAAGAAACAGTAACCGATGCCCTAAGTGCCTTAGGTAAATTCGATGCTGAACAAAAGGAGCAGATCCGTCTCTTTGTGGAAACAGTTCTCGAAAGAGCTGAGCAGCAAAAGGGAAACGTAACTACTGAAGATAGCGATATTGCTCCCGATGAATTGCAAGAAACTATTGATAATCTCCGTGCTGAAATTGCTCACTTAAAATCAGAACTCCAACAATATCGCGATCGCTAA
- the rpsT gene encoding 30S ribosomal protein S20: MANIKSAKKRIQIAERNRLHNRSYKSAVKTLIKSYLEAVDTYKANPTPEALEAVNAKQSLAYSKIDRAVKRGVLHGNTGARRKAKLAVAYNKATATK, encoded by the coding sequence GTGGCAAATATCAAGTCCGCAAAAAAGCGCATTCAGATCGCTGAGCGCAACCGTCTGCATAATAGATCATATAAGTCAGCCGTCAAGACCCTAATTAAAAGCTATTTAGAAGCGGTCGATACCTATAAGGCAAATCCTACGCCTGAGGCTTTAGAAGCAGTGAATGCAAAACAGTCTCTTGCCTATAGCAAAATAGATCGCGCTGTCAAGCGTGGCGTGTTACATGGCAACACAGGCGCACGTCGCAAAGCAAAACTCGCAGTTGCCTATAATAAAGCTACTGCTACCAAGTAA